In one window of Candidatus Scalindua sp. DNA:
- a CDS encoding phage tail protein, translated as MAQEYPLPRFHFQVDWGGAKISFAEVTGLVMEREKIEYRHSDSKDFNKIAMPGLIKNNNITMKRGKFEKDFDFNTWMDDVANERVEKRRDVVIRLLNEKHEPMAAWSASRCFPVKVTAADLKSDANEAAIESIEIAHEGLRLMKV; from the coding sequence ATGGCACAAGAATATCCATTACCCAGATTTCACTTTCAGGTAGATTGGGGTGGGGCAAAAATCAGTTTTGCGGAAGTAACAGGACTTGTTATGGAGAGGGAGAAGATCGAATACCGGCACAGTGACAGCAAGGACTTCAATAAAATCGCCATGCCAGGATTGATCAAGAATAACAACATCACCATGAAGCGCGGTAAATTTGAGAAAGATTTCGATTTCAACACATGGATGGACGATGTGGCCAACGAGAGGGTAGAAAAACGGCGTGATGTGGTCATCCGATTGTTGAACGAAAAGCACGAGCCTATGGCCGCCTGGTCAGCCTCCAGATGTTTTCCGGTAAAGGTTACTGCCGCTGATTTGAAATCTGACGCGAATGAGGCTGCGATAGAGAGCATTGAGATTGCCCACGAGGGGTTGAGATTGATGAAGGTTTAA
- the vgrG gene encoding type VI secretion system tip protein VgrG: MSNESTIPTPATPDVCTVGILVNGAEIPGRFHVLSVSVTRELNRIPAAVIQLLDGEASKSTFEASNSDLFIPGKKIEIQLGYRSQNDPVFKGIVVRNGIRIRKNGSFLTVECRDESVKMTGGVKSRYFIDKKDSEIMKEIIGSYSLQKDVKPTVPALKEVTQYNSTDWDFLLCRAEANGQVVIVTDGKVIVTQPAIGDEPVVSVKYGATLLELDAEIDARRQSKGIKASSWNPAEQKVAEMEAKEPPAMNTGNLSPDSLAGVIGGEKHDVRHGGMLSEPELQAWADGRLLKERMAKVRGRARFQGFAAVLPGKIIEVSGIGERFEGEMYVSGVRHMVAGGNWETDIQFGLSPELFAETYNLRPLPAAGLIPAVSGLQIGVVTVLENDPDGEDRIKVRLPLVSDAEEGIWSRIATLDAGKGRGTFFRPEIGDEVVVGFLNDDPRHPVVLGMCHSSAKPAPEPAKDDNHRKGYVSREKMEFIFDDEKKVIVLGTPGGNKITLSEEDKAIVVEDQNGNKMTLNDSGIKIESSKDIVIKAAKDVKIEGMSIDVKAQTAFKAAGTASAEVSGASTTIKGSANTVIQGGVVQIN, encoded by the coding sequence GTGAGCAACGAATCAACTATTCCAACACCTGCAACACCTGATGTATGCACCGTTGGCATTCTTGTCAATGGGGCAGAAATTCCCGGAAGATTTCATGTGTTGTCGGTTTCTGTGACAAGGGAGTTGAATCGTATTCCGGCGGCTGTAATTCAACTTCTGGATGGGGAGGCATCCAAATCGACCTTTGAGGCGAGCAATAGCGATCTTTTTATCCCTGGCAAAAAGATAGAGATCCAGCTTGGCTATCGTTCGCAGAATGATCCGGTGTTCAAGGGTATTGTGGTCAGGAATGGCATCAGGATTCGTAAGAACGGTAGCTTTCTCACCGTGGAATGCCGTGACGAATCGGTTAAAATGACCGGCGGTGTGAAAAGCCGCTATTTTATTGATAAAAAAGACAGTGAAATTATGAAAGAAATTATCGGATCATACTCGTTGCAAAAAGATGTAAAACCAACCGTACCTGCCTTGAAAGAGGTTACCCAATACAATTCCACGGACTGGGATTTTCTCTTATGTCGCGCTGAAGCCAACGGACAGGTCGTTATTGTAACAGATGGAAAGGTTATTGTGACCCAACCAGCTATCGGGGATGAGCCGGTGGTTAGCGTTAAATATGGAGCCACGCTATTGGAGCTGGATGCTGAAATAGATGCGCGTCGTCAGAGCAAAGGGATCAAGGCGAGCAGTTGGAATCCTGCAGAACAAAAAGTTGCGGAAATGGAGGCAAAAGAACCTCCCGCAATGAACACCGGAAATCTTTCACCGGACAGCCTGGCTGGCGTTATCGGCGGAGAAAAACATGATGTCCGGCACGGAGGCATGCTAAGCGAACCTGAACTTCAGGCCTGGGCAGACGGCCGGTTGCTGAAAGAGCGTATGGCCAAGGTGCGCGGAAGGGCAAGGTTTCAGGGTTTTGCCGCGGTCTTGCCGGGTAAAATTATCGAAGTGTCCGGCATTGGAGAGCGGTTTGAAGGGGAAATGTATGTCTCCGGCGTTCGCCACATGGTGGCAGGCGGAAATTGGGAAACAGATATTCAGTTTGGATTGAGTCCTGAACTATTCGCCGAAACCTATAACCTGCGCCCCTTGCCTGCTGCCGGCTTAATTCCCGCGGTGAGCGGCCTGCAAATCGGGGTTGTCACCGTGCTGGAAAATGATCCGGATGGTGAGGATCGGATTAAAGTTCGGCTTCCTTTAGTCAGCGATGCCGAAGAGGGTATCTGGTCCCGTATCGCCACACTTGATGCAGGGAAAGGGCGAGGCACTTTTTTCCGTCCTGAAATTGGCGACGAGGTGGTAGTGGGATTCCTCAATGATGACCCGCGCCATCCTGTAGTGCTGGGGATGTGCCACAGCAGCGCCAAGCCCGCCCCCGAACCGGCAAAAGATGACAACCACCGGAAGGGCTATGTCAGCCGCGAAAAAATGGAATTTATTTTTGATGACGAAAAAAAAGTGATCGTTCTTGGAACACCTGGAGGAAATAAAATCACCTTGTCAGAGGAAGACAAGGCCATCGTCGTTGAAGATCAAAATGGGAATAAAATGACGTTAAATGACAGCGGGATAAAAATTGAGAGCAGTAAAGATATCGTGATAAAGGCCGCCAAAGACGTAAAAATTGAAGGTATGAGCATCGACGTAAAAGCCCAAACCGCCTTCAAGGCTGCCGGAACAGCCAGTGCTGAGGTTTCCGGGGCGAGCACGACAATAAAGGGGAGCGCTAATACCGTAATACAGGGCGGGGTTGTTCAAATCAACTGA
- a CDS encoding DUF5908 family protein, whose product MPIEIKELHIRVAVNTSQSGQPGVRTVASGSKPSADEAKEAIVAECVEQVLQIIQNKAER is encoded by the coding sequence ATGCCTATAGAAATCAAAGAACTCCATATACGCGTTGCAGTCAATACATCGCAGAGCGGACAACCGGGAGTCCGAACGGTTGCCTCCGGCAGCAAGCCTTCTGCTGATGAAGCGAAAGAGGCCATAGTGGCAGAATGTGTGGAACAGGTATTGCAAATTATCCAAAATAAGGCGGAGCGCTGA
- a CDS encoding PAAR domain-containing protein — protein sequence MMPAARVTDMIVSTATLGVPTPIIPPGAPTVLIGGLPAARMGDTCGVDAIVKGSSTVMIGGMPAARIADLTASGGAIMPPGALTVLIGG from the coding sequence ATGATGCCTGCTGCGCGTGTGACCGACATGATTGTCAGTACCGCAACCTTGGGAGTTCCAACGCCGATCATCCCGCCGGGTGCGCCAACGGTTTTGATCGGAGGGCTTCCGGCAGCGCGCATGGGCGATACGTGCGGCGTAGATGCTATTGTTAAAGGTTCATCCACCGTGATGATCGGAGGAATGCCAGCCGCCAGAATTGCAGATTTAACGGCATCAGGCGGAGCCATAATGCCTCCCGGGGCGCTAACGGTTCTAATTGGAGGGTAG
- a CDS encoding contractile injection system tape measure protein, translating to MASNIHLIQKQYLNVELNGTESDGLALQRRLPDLLQHRLLPAIEHVLERFSLQEGHVFIERLEIDAGALTLEQLEDKLAESVVQELEKSLRVHTSPEELSAMAMSGKTRHKTGQQSINEALIYFLKTGSLPWSFRLPDGATLEQVILGSWQESEKSGVDPLSGRDEMLRTLAGVTVRKRLVRQFFPALLEALFSLLVPEGKTVMDGFLQPIRSSAMPSVDKKYFELLLWETAFAKLAEGRTLTSMELVGEAWCAMPVSATGYVELERVLELHWADVKNRIPRRLSGLNKTSITDGHSGAGEKICFEPVSENLPGSANKPIMRSTHPDIEEGLYIENAGLVLLHPFLPRFFTGLGIAEEDKLLQPGRALCLLHFLATGQVIAPEHELILPKILCNVPLETPVESDVAVTLAEQEEAAALLAAVISHWDALRNTSADGLRGTFLLRPGKVSLREADWQLMVESRGFDVLLDQLPWGISMIKLPWMERMLWVKWK from the coding sequence ATGGCATCCAATATTCATCTGATTCAGAAACAATACCTCAATGTCGAGTTGAACGGCACGGAGTCTGACGGGTTGGCTTTGCAGCGCCGCCTGCCGGACCTGTTGCAGCATAGGTTGCTGCCAGCCATCGAGCATGTCCTGGAACGTTTTTCGCTACAAGAGGGACATGTTTTTATAGAAAGGCTGGAAATCGACGCAGGGGCCTTGACGCTCGAACAATTGGAGGACAAACTGGCAGAATCTGTGGTGCAGGAGCTGGAAAAGTCGCTTCGCGTGCATACTTCTCCGGAAGAATTGTCTGCAATGGCAATGTCTGGTAAAACAAGGCATAAAACAGGGCAGCAGTCCATCAACGAAGCATTGATCTATTTTTTAAAAACCGGCAGCCTGCCCTGGTCATTCCGCTTGCCGGATGGAGCCACCTTGGAACAGGTCATACTCGGTTCATGGCAGGAGTCTGAGAAATCTGGCGTTGATCCTTTATCTGGACGCGATGAGATGCTGCGGACGCTTGCAGGCGTCACTGTCCGGAAGCGCCTGGTCAGGCAATTTTTCCCGGCTTTGTTGGAAGCCCTGTTCTCCCTGCTTGTGCCCGAAGGCAAGACGGTAATGGACGGGTTTTTACAGCCAATTCGCAGTTCGGCTATGCCATCTGTTGATAAAAAATATTTCGAACTACTCCTATGGGAAACGGCATTTGCCAAGCTTGCGGAGGGGCGCACCTTGACATCAATGGAACTTGTCGGCGAAGCCTGGTGTGCCATGCCTGTCTCAGCAACAGGATATGTTGAACTGGAAAGAGTCCTGGAGCTTCACTGGGCGGATGTAAAAAACAGGATACCGCGGCGACTTTCCGGATTAAATAAAACCTCAATTACCGATGGACATTCCGGAGCCGGAGAGAAAATATGTTTTGAACCGGTGTCTGAAAATCTGCCTGGGTCCGCTAATAAACCCATCATGCGAAGCACGCATCCCGATATAGAAGAGGGCCTTTATATTGAGAATGCTGGCTTGGTTTTACTGCATCCTTTCCTGCCACGGTTTTTTACAGGACTGGGCATCGCTGAAGAAGACAAACTCCTGCAACCCGGGCGCGCCTTGTGTCTCCTTCATTTTTTGGCTACCGGTCAGGTCATTGCACCGGAGCATGAGTTGATTTTGCCAAAGATTCTCTGCAACGTGCCTTTGGAGACGCCGGTAGAGTCCGACGTAGCAGTAACACTTGCGGAACAGGAAGAGGCAGCCGCCTTGCTTGCAGCCGTTATCAGTCACTGGGATGCGCTGCGGAATACATCAGCAGACGGTTTGCGCGGAACATTCCTGCTTCGTCCGGGGAAAGTATCTTTGAGAGAGGCCGATTGGCAGTTGATGGTTGAATCGCGGGGATTCGACGTCCTTTTGGACCAATTACCATGGGGTATTTCCATGATCAAGCTGCCATGGATGGAGAGGATGCTATGGGTGAAATGGAAGTAA
- a CDS encoding phage tail protein, whose protein sequence is MSDYYPPWGFYYKVEFTGSDIDIGIGQNKNDVRFQTVSGLSVEYDIEEYKEGGENRFIHKLPVRTKYADLVLKRGMVTGSQVINWFLKAFRDREFKPADVNVILMNEKSEPLRTWKVAHAIPRKWVVSDLNANENSVVIETMELSYRYFTIQ, encoded by the coding sequence ATGAGTGACTATTATCCGCCGTGGGGATTCTACTATAAAGTGGAATTTACCGGCAGCGACATTGACATTGGCATTGGCCAGAATAAAAATGACGTGCGTTTCCAGACCGTGTCAGGTCTCTCTGTGGAATACGACATTGAAGAGTATAAGGAGGGGGGCGAAAACCGCTTTATCCACAAGCTGCCCGTGCGTACCAAATACGCGGATCTGGTGCTGAAGCGCGGCATGGTAACGGGTTCACAGGTGATCAATTGGTTCCTCAAGGCCTTTCGTGACCGGGAGTTTAAGCCGGCAGACGTCAACGTTATTCTGATGAACGAAAAGAGTGAACCTTTGCGCACCTGGAAGGTCGCTCATGCCATTCCCAGGAAATGGGTTGTCAGCGATTTGAATGCCAATGAAAATTCCGTTGTCATAGAGACGATGGAGCTTTCCTATCGTTATTTTACGATTCAATAA
- a CDS encoding baseplate J/gp47 family protein produces MDNTTNCSQNTDSLKLVREGTSQEQRFSPALDPVYAPVDERTIAHRMVFAQAYATKLKYFNSNNAWEGDWQAFFNNDVSALLAVAAVQDVDDYRANVYEYLKFLKDHNNQSKEQDLKNNLGYLFSCAGTLAKQLDVLKEGLPVEIPLKVALQNMIQSQLAGEFKRLIACYKADLLASERVVADIQPGISILGKITEKFVNLYQDGLSKDWTDNAARWADYTSSIQEKSSVYGSGTVFERVNHIATHNLFTSILDQFLKAYARTVKEAEIALEKSFGVSDFSKEEFTNSRPIAKLCDALRKDGFILQNDTIGELNNILKDPGLYGKTKQNKIQVSSEILDALEKSYNYSKSENSLKKLNRMALEEFYPRETPKSATFDLHEPHYALFLTFLRLFEFARTEVNTLTGRHLDFYYREILWLKEKAPEPVHAHLLVELAKQVNNHEFKKGVLFKAGKDDFGKDAFFANDYDFVANQAKVAARKTVYCYSDQDLEPEAPTYPDRERLFASTVANSDDGMGAELTSLDKSWHPFHNKMYQDGELSEIKMPKAEVGFAIASHYLLMVGGKRIVTVTFKATSGVTEIDHKDDIVCLFTAEKGWFKKEAPASKAENEAFLFKADKTDHLTLKITLDGADPAVVPYTAKTHGYNFATNLPVLLVKLKHRDAFEYIYSKLQDIVVEKIDLTVEVEGLKNLAVSNDIGPVDISKPFQPFGASPVANSALVIGSKEVFQKMLSSANVIVEWQSSPAPYPNNITINVITEYLQNGGWQQTGIANKDIKNQEFLIFNENDESYVDAPDLSELEHYNTSSRHGFVRLKLDADFGQNKYQQDLLQHLLRDKDTKNPPVGPTMSELRVDYSALQPINLNSTDADDFNKRNARFFHLAPFGHAEQHPFLNSAKKVFLLPQFGFQRDGAANKSEAEFYIGLTDLKPLQNLALLFQVADGTADPLSNKPDPHIHWSYLLGNEWIPFDKNEVDDKTRGLLNSGIITFAIPRDVSDTNTLLPAGMHWIRAAVASGSEAICRLRRVAAQALKATFTDKGNDQTFPAKVLESGTISKLDQPDVAVKKITQPFATFGGRGREEPKSFYTRVSERLRHKDRGIALWDYERLILEAFPQIYKAKCLNHMEYEPDKYRELAPGHVTVVTIPNQQFHKLRDPFRPYTSLGLLGEIDAFLSKRLSCFVKLHVRNPEFEEIQVKCNVRLKAGLDETFYENKLQEAITRFLSPWAFPGGGSPSFGGKFYKSVLINFVEDLPYVDYVTDFQLLHTFDAKPGPVDKNEIEGSKAISILVSARKHDIEPINPDVAETPGEKCPCEAK; encoded by the coding sequence ATGGATAATACTACGAACTGCTCACAAAATACGGACTCCCTGAAGCTTGTCCGCGAAGGCACAAGCCAGGAACAGCGCTTTTCTCCGGCGCTCGATCCTGTATATGCCCCGGTAGACGAACGAACCATCGCGCATCGTATGGTCTTCGCGCAGGCGTACGCGACCAAGCTGAAATACTTCAATTCCAACAATGCGTGGGAAGGCGATTGGCAGGCATTTTTTAACAATGACGTGTCGGCGCTGTTGGCTGTGGCAGCAGTGCAGGACGTGGATGATTACAGAGCTAATGTATATGAATATTTAAAATTTTTAAAAGACCATAACAATCAATCAAAAGAGCAGGACTTAAAAAACAATTTAGGCTATCTGTTCAGTTGCGCAGGCACCCTTGCCAAACAGTTGGATGTTCTGAAAGAGGGGTTGCCAGTCGAAATTCCCCTCAAAGTTGCCCTGCAAAACATGATTCAAAGCCAATTGGCTGGCGAATTCAAAAGACTTATAGCTTGTTACAAAGCGGATTTGCTCGCTTCGGAACGTGTGGTTGCAGATATTCAGCCTGGCATCAGCATTTTAGGCAAAATAACGGAAAAATTTGTGAATCTTTACCAGGATGGTTTATCCAAAGACTGGACGGATAACGCTGCCAGATGGGCTGATTATACAAGTTCAATTCAAGAAAAATCATCGGTTTACGGCTCAGGCACTGTATTCGAGCGTGTCAACCACATTGCCACGCACAATCTCTTTACTTCAATATTGGACCAGTTTCTAAAGGCATACGCCCGCACGGTTAAGGAAGCTGAAATTGCGCTGGAAAAATCCTTCGGCGTTTCAGACTTTTCTAAGGAAGAGTTTACAAATTCACGTCCCATCGCAAAGTTGTGCGATGCCCTCAGAAAAGACGGTTTCATCTTACAGAATGACACCATCGGAGAACTTAATAATATACTAAAAGACCCCGGCCTGTACGGCAAAACAAAGCAGAACAAAATACAAGTTTCCTCAGAAATACTTGATGCGCTTGAAAAGTCATATAACTACAGCAAGTCTGAAAATAGCCTAAAAAAACTCAATCGAATGGCATTAGAGGAGTTTTACCCTCGGGAAACTCCGAAGAGCGCAACTTTTGACCTCCACGAGCCGCATTATGCGTTGTTTCTTACCTTTCTGCGCTTGTTTGAATTCGCCCGTACGGAAGTGAATACGCTTACCGGGCGGCACCTGGATTTTTATTACCGGGAAATTCTTTGGCTCAAGGAAAAAGCCCCAGAACCCGTACATGCGCATTTGCTGGTCGAACTGGCGAAACAGGTTAACAACCATGAATTCAAAAAGGGTGTGCTGTTCAAGGCAGGGAAAGACGATTTCGGCAAAGACGCTTTTTTTGCAAATGATTACGATTTTGTGGCGAACCAGGCTAAGGTAGCAGCACGGAAAACGGTCTATTGCTACAGCGATCAAGACTTAGAACCAGAAGCGCCGACATATCCAGACAGAGAAAGACTTTTTGCTTCCACAGTTGCCAATTCAGACGACGGAATGGGGGCTGAACTGACTTCCCTAGATAAATCATGGCATCCCTTTCACAACAAAATGTATCAGGATGGGGAGCTGTCGGAAATTAAGATGCCGAAGGCGGAGGTCGGTTTTGCCATTGCCTCGCATTACTTGTTGATGGTAGGAGGAAAAAGGATAGTGACCGTTACGTTTAAAGCCACGTCTGGCGTTACAGAGATAGATCACAAGGACGATATCGTTTGTTTGTTTACTGCTGAAAAAGGGTGGTTTAAAAAAGAAGCTCCGGCGTCCAAAGCTGAAAATGAAGCTTTTTTGTTCAAAGCAGACAAGACTGATCATCTAACGTTGAAAATCACCCTTGATGGCGCCGATCCAGCTGTCGTGCCTTATACAGCCAAGACGCATGGCTATAATTTCGCAACCAACCTGCCGGTTTTATTGGTAAAGCTGAAGCATCGGGATGCATTTGAATATATCTACTCTAAACTTCAAGATATCGTCGTAGAAAAAATCGATCTGACAGTAGAAGTCGAAGGACTGAAAAATTTGGCTGTCTCCAATGACATCGGTCCGGTGGACATATCCAAGCCGTTTCAGCCCTTTGGCGCATCGCCGGTGGCAAATAGTGCATTGGTCATTGGCTCAAAAGAGGTCTTTCAAAAAATGCTAAGTTCTGCCAATGTTATTGTGGAGTGGCAAAGTTCTCCTGCCCCTTATCCTAATAATATAACAATTAATGTCATTACCGAATATCTTCAAAATGGAGGGTGGCAACAGACTGGGATTGCAAACAAGGACATAAAGAATCAGGAATTCCTTATATTCAATGAAAACGATGAATCATACGTCGATGCCCCCGATCTCTCGGAATTGGAACATTACAATACTTCATCACGACACGGCTTTGTCAGGTTAAAATTAGATGCGGATTTTGGCCAGAATAAGTATCAACAAGATTTACTCCAGCATTTGCTGAGGGACAAGGATACGAAAAATCCGCCAGTCGGACCAACAATGAGTGAACTTCGGGTAGATTACTCTGCTTTACAACCAATAAACTTAAATTCTACCGATGCAGATGATTTCAATAAACGAAATGCCCGCTTTTTTCATCTCGCTCCCTTCGGTCATGCCGAGCAACATCCGTTTCTCAATTCGGCCAAAAAAGTTTTCCTTTTACCTCAGTTCGGTTTTCAACGCGATGGTGCCGCCAATAAGAGTGAAGCAGAATTTTATATCGGCCTCACCGATCTCAAGCCGCTGCAAAATCTTGCCCTGCTCTTCCAGGTGGCAGACGGCACCGCCGACCCTCTGTCTAATAAGCCCGATCCTCATATCCATTGGAGTTACCTGCTTGGCAACGAATGGATACCCTTTGACAAAAATGAGGTTGACGACAAGACTCGCGGACTCCTCAATTCGGGTATCATTACCTTTGCCATACCCCGGGATGTATCGGATACCAATACCCTCTTGCCAGCCGGGATGCACTGGATACGGGCGGCAGTGGCATCCGGAAGTGAGGCCATATGCCGGTTGCGACGGGTCGCGGCGCAGGCACTGAAGGCCACTTTTACGGACAAAGGCAATGACCAGACCTTTCCGGCTAAGGTGCTGGAATCAGGGACCATCAGTAAACTGGATCAGCCCGACGTCGCAGTCAAAAAAATTACGCAGCCCTTTGCCACCTTCGGCGGAAGAGGGCGGGAAGAACCCAAGTCATTTTATACCCGTGTCAGCGAGCGTCTGCGCCACAAGGACCGCGGCATCGCCCTGTGGGACTATGAACGGTTGATCCTGGAAGCGTTTCCGCAAATCTATAAGGCCAAATGCCTGAATCACATGGAGTACGAACCAGATAAATACAGAGAACTTGCTCCTGGTCATGTTACTGTCGTCACCATTCCGAACCAGCAGTTCCACAAACTCCGCGACCCGTTTAGACCATACACGAGCCTGGGACTTCTTGGGGAAATAGACGCCTTCCTGAGCAAGCGCCTGTCATGTTTTGTCAAGTTGCATGTCAGAAATCCGGAGTTTGAAGAGATTCAGGTTAAATGTAACGTCCGCCTGAAAGCCGGTCTCGATGAGACTTTCTACGAAAACAAGCTGCAGGAAGCCATTACCCGTTTCCTCTCTCCCTGGGCTTTCCCCGGCGGCGGCAGTCCTTCGTTTGGTGGAAAATTTTATAAATCGGTGCTGATCAATTTTGTGGAAGACCTGCCGTATGTGGATTATGTGACAGACTTTCAGCTATTGCACACCTTCGATGCGAAGCCAGGGCCAGTTGACAAGAACGAGATTGAGGGGTCGAAGGCCATATCCATCCTGGTCTCTGCCAGGAAACATGATATTGAACCAATTAACCCCGACGTGGCAGAAACGCCCGGCGAGAAATGTCCGTGTGAGGCAAAATGA
- a CDS encoding GPW/gp25 family protein, translated as MKKEFLGRGWSFPPSFNRSFKGVKMLEQEADIVSSLEVLLSTAQGERVMQPQYGCNLEELVFESLDTRMKTLMADKVESAILYHEPRIDLEKVRLDESRELEGVVLIEITYRVKSTNSRFNFVYPYYLLEGTDINLATTVNLLPDKD; from the coding sequence ATGAAAAAAGAATTTCTGGGTCGGGGATGGTCTTTTCCACCTTCATTCAATCGAAGCTTCAAGGGTGTGAAAATGCTGGAGCAGGAGGCCGATATCGTCTCCAGCCTCGAAGTGCTCCTCAGCACTGCGCAGGGAGAGCGCGTGATGCAGCCACAATACGGCTGCAATCTGGAAGAACTGGTCTTTGAGAGTCTGGATACGCGCATGAAGACCCTGATGGCAGATAAAGTAGAGTCTGCCATTCTTTACCATGAACCGCGTATCGATTTGGAAAAGGTACGCCTGGATGAAAGCCGTGAACTGGAGGGCGTTGTGTTGATAGAAATCACCTACCGGGTGAAATCCACCAATTCGCGATTTAATTTTGTTTATCCTTACTACTTGCTGGAGGGAACGGACATTAACCTTGCAACAACGGTTAATCTTCTGCCTGATAAAGATTGA